GCCATCTTGGTACCAGCTTATTGATACCATCTGCATAAAATTATGCAGATTGCCTTTGTAACCATTGGCTCACAGTAGCTTTGACCTCATCGTGAGTCTCCATATGAATCCCTCTGGTATAGGACTTTAGAGCACCAAAGAGCTGATAGTCAGAATGTGCAAGATCAGGGCTGTAAGGTGGGTGGCCCAACAGTTCCCAACATAGTTGGTTTATGGTCTCAATGGTTCGAGTGGCAGTGTAGAGCCTTGCATTGTCTTGGTGGAGAATGACGCCACGAGATTGCATGCCTCTTCTCTTGTTCTTAATGTTCTTCTTGACATGCTGTAGCAGTTGGCAGTAATTTCCACTGTTTACTGTGGTTCCCTGCTCAAGAAAGCCTACTGCAATGGAGCCTCTCACATCCCAAAACACTGTCAACATGACTTTCTTGACACTTATCTACGCTCTGAACTTTTTTGTGACAGGAGATGATGTGTGTTTCCACCTCAATGACTGCTGCTTTGACTCTGGCACATAGTGTGCCACCCAGGTCTCATCACAAGTCACACatctgtttaaaatggaatcaCCTTCTTTTTTAACCCTGTCCAGATTAATGCTAGACATTTCCAATCGCTTCGCTTTGTTGGCATCGCTGAGAACTTTTGGTACCCATTTGCAGCACACCTTTGTGTACCCAAGATCTTCATGAAGAATGGAATGCACTGTTCCAATGGAGTTGCTCAATGATTCAGCAATTTCCTCTACCTTTATCCTCCTGTCTGCTATGACAAACTTGTtcacagcttccaaattggatGGTGTGGCTCCCTCTTTTGGCCTGCCTGACTTTGGTTCATCCTCAATAGAGGTCCTTTCTTCCTTAAAACTGCTAGCCCATTTGAAAACTCTGTTTTGGTTTAAACAACTGTCACCATATTGAGCTTGTGTTCTCCTATAAATGTCACTTGGTCTGACTCTTTCACTTAACAAGATCTTATTACAGCTCTCTGTTTAACATGTGTGCAAAATTCAAGAGGGGCAGCCATTCTGAAATGGTCTCCAAAATATTTATAGCCTTGAAATTATTGAAAGCGATTACAGTGTGAAGACAACACCTAAAAGAACATAACTCCAAAAAATTATGCATGTATCAAAATAATATTCTAACTTAAAAGGATATTATCTTTGCTTATCGAATCGCCCtcgtatatatattatgtattatacatttatatattatataatatgtaatatattaaacCAAGTGTCGCTGACGCTGATAATGCAGTAAGTTGAACTTAAAGCACGCTTTTTGAGAAGATcctaattttaaaagttaatttaaGGTTTTTGTGCAACCAGTTTTTGaatattaacaaatttatttttactaggTAAACAACAGGAATTTTATGTTACATTGGTAAAATTCAACATAATCTGTtccaaaatttatttgttagctTTTTATTTGGTTATTTTCAAGCAATTGTCAAAATAAAATTCAGCTTAACTCTGCATTTTCAGGTGGAAAACAATGCGTTGCTTTCCTAAAAACCTCATTCTCACTAGTGCTTTgaattattttaacttttttgtatagaaaaatgtaacttcACCAATGTAActtcaataaacagcatttggCTAAGACAGGTTTACGgtagaaaaatgttttgaagaATTTTATGTTACAGCTAGACATCATTTATGTGCCAATAACTACTCGGAAGACTAAACCATCTATTGAAGGATAAAAACCATTAGgattttaacattttggtttatATAAGAATTTCATTTGCTATGCATGagttttttataacttttttaaaagtaaattttggCTGGCTtgatcaaataaaaaatactgtTGTGTGTTTTGTGAATTTAAATGTGTGCAAACATATTTGCAATATGTCATCATGAATGAATCAACAAGCGTCACAGTTTGGGCAATTTCCTGCAGAAACGCGTCTAAACACtggttttgaaaaattaatttacgAAATAAACTGATATTATTCAAAATTTGGTAATCGAATGCATGAAACCTAAAGTAAAgaaatttatggaaaaaaaattgacatgaaaagtttaaactaaaatgactaaaaaacaacaaaaaatatttatgttttgtaTTAATTAAAGTGAATATGCAAATTAtcaacttttttcattttggAAGTCCATCTGCATTTAAAAACACTTAAGAGTTTTTGTTACAAATAATATTGTGCCTGTATAAGTCGAGCAAAAGTCTAGAATGATACCAACTTTTCTTTCTGTAAGACTGTGTGTAAAACAGTGCTATTACACAGACACTGAGTCCGTGGCTAAATGCTGGTGAAATGCTCAGCTGATGATAGATGCACAACAATTTCATGATAAAGGCTCCATTTTCGCCATCAGTTATGTgtactgaaaaatagaaatcaacttgttgttaaaaaaacaatatcTCTCAGCCATCAGATCAAAACTAGAACTAAACTTCACAGGTAAATTTGCAGtttaaaaaccatttaaaagTTTTGAGTGAATGGATCAGTAGCTAATCTAAatacaaattgttaaatttttaaataattttgtttgcaGCTAAAATCGAAAAGTTGTACCGCTATTTTTGAAGACACCCTAAAGGACCGAACatagcaaaaaatttaaaattctccATATTACATTTTTGCAGATGCTAATCTTGAAACCTGTCTTGCATACTGTAACAATGATAAAATCAAAAGAGACACATGATAACAACATTTCCAAACGGAGCTCCACTCACTTATAAAGACACCTCTTTCTTTGAAGTTGAGAGAACCAACACAGATAACATAACAGTATATTTTGATGCTTGCCTATCCTTTCAGGAATTAACTTTTCTTTACTTCCAAAAGcacataacaaatacattttgaaaaaaaggtACTTTTGCATTGTTTTATGCAAAGTGCGTAAAAACACTAAGCCGCCATGATAATGTCAATCTAGCAACCACAAGCTTTTAGCTGGCCAGTTTAATATTCATGACGATGGAAGTGAGAACCATAGCAATAAATTGCAAGAAGATGCAATGGAATACCTAATTAATATAATTGCAGAGTATGATTAGATATATGTTTTAGCAGTAGTTAGAGCGTTGCCAAATGGGACTATGTTCTATAACTAGAAAAATCGAGAAAATTAAATCATCCAAAGAAAGTTTGATATTTTGTCATTCAGATGCCAGCTCAGTCTGATTCAATTTTACTTGTAACTAGGCTTGCACACATTGATGCAAACACAAACAGCATTATTGACACTGGTTAATGCTGATTGGCTAATAGAAACTGCCTGTAAAATTCAATGGCGTCAACTTTTTAAgataataatacaacaatttacaTGTTTATTTTGCCTTATCAATATAATGTAGAAATCGCATGCCACATGTTCCGGTTTTGTCTTAATCTAAAGATTTTTGATATTTCGGCACAATGAAGAGCGGTAACTATGCTTAAATCACAAGTACGATGATGATCGTAACAATTGGACTGTCTGGTAATTTCGTAACAATATATTTCATTTATGGAAATGTACTCTTGGTCCCTAtaatctcagaccatacatattatacatttaTTAAAAAGGAACTATTCTGGAAATCCTGTCTACCAACGAAAGTGCTCTTTAGTAAAAGTATATGTTTAATGGGCATCCATTATGTCGTATCGTTTCAGTCTAGGCTTTTATGGCATATCAAATACTAGGATGCTAAAAATACTCTAAAGGAACCTGAAAAAACACCACCAACTAACTTTTATACAGCCATATTCTAAAATTATTTCAAGGTAATTTGCGTTTCCCACCAactttaaaaaaagttgttttggACTTTTGCATTTCTTCATGCCGAAAATGGCATGTTGTCAAAAAAGTTAAACTAAAAAAGTTAATATCAAGTTACTAAGTTTGTTATAATACCTTGAGCCAGTACATGCTGACCTTTGGATTAGTGTACTGATTGTCATAATTCTTATAATATCAATGAAACAATATATGAATTACCTACAAAAAACGTGTTTATTTTAAGTGGTTCCATAATGGCGATGACCGttgtatgtttaaaaaaaagctAATAAGAAAGTTTTACAAGATTTCACCAGAAATCTTTTGGGAATTGTTTAGtacattattaaatttttattaaaatctagCATTAAACCAAAAGCACAAATAAGTTATAACTTACAAAACAATTTGTCTAAGAATGGGTTTGTCACAAAATTATTCAACATAACAATTTGCATTAGATGGCGCGATTAAAAGCCACAAATGTGTAAAAGATTGCTCAGACCATTCCTTGTCTATTTCTGCTGCCAGTGTGATCATGTTTGAGTTAGTTTAGTTATTCATATTAGTTTACAGCATTATTAATACTACTCAGAATAAAATAATTGCCCTCGTAGCACTCTCGTTCAATAAAAAACTCTCAAAATATATTGATCTACAATTTGCTAAACTTTCTTAGCTGTGATGCTTCATGGAAGACTCAGGACTGTCAAGGCTAAATTTCTGACCTTAGCAACTATAAGTCTTACATTTATAATTGTTGAACAACGAACTATAGAGAGCAATCTACTATTTTACCCCTAACCCATTCGGGTACAATTGCTTAATCCGATTTTGCGTTCAGGcacaattaaatcatgatgctttacagattatgacatgggtcaacaaaatCTCATTTTAACAATAGGAGCACTCACAGTTTCATGTAGAACGGCTATACTTTTGGGAAAGCAGAGAAAATTCTGTACCTGATCATATTATCTtcattgcaaaaaattaaaaataataaatattgaaagaagcatgaaaaatcatttttattaaaattcatgTTCCACGAACAAATTTGACTAATAAGGGTcgcatataaatgtataaaagtatatataataacaagcaattaaaacattatactgTATATGAAAATCAATCTACAGTCctttccatagctgttaacttatcttccTCATCACTCTACTGGAAGTCTGCTATTTATAGCGCTCCTTCAAAGCCTGTAAGCATTCATTAGTAGCTACTACGGTTGTTACTAACTGATTGCGATTTGAACTTTGAAGGCAAATTATTCCAAATTCTTTtatttgaccatagctgtttgaccaaTCCAAagtctgcaaacatgtctgaaggtcatgcttagctttgtagatagagtgtaactgtaagcaggctctaaatatagatggataAGTAACGCAACTACGCAAAACCTAAAATCGGTTGATGAACTTGAAAGGAATATGCTCGAAGCCACTATAGCGGCGCATGCACCCAAAGTTACAAACCCTAGGATTTAGAAACAAAAAGATCTATGTTTTTCATGACAAACTACTTTTAGATTAGCCGCAAATGTAATTTCATTGACTCAACGCTtgaaatttattgttttttgttgaaatactgATAATATTGACTAATTAACTATAGATTCATCAGAAATTACTTTTTAGAAAGTCAAAAGTTGCTGCCCAGCCCGACTCTTGGTCTTAGGCAAACCCTGTGCAGACCTGCACTGCATGGATTGTGGTATGCAAGCAGTAAAAATACTCTAACTAGTCGTCAACCAAATTCGTCAGAATTGAAGACATTTTGCTTGCCATTTATGGGAGACACTCGTAAGCACTTCAGAGCAGTTTGAGATGCTTTAGAAAACAATACAAAACgcttattgattaaaaataaatttgaaaagacAAAAATGTCAAGTTTGGGTTAGGAAACTATAACAAAATTGGTTATACATTTTGGTCTAGTTATCCTAACTTATTTACcgaaaaattttctttttagaACCTCTGCTAATGATTATCAAAGCAAATAGAAGTTAGTTTTTCATTCAAAGAAAAGATAAGATTTGAAATATCTTAAAACATATTATATCATTGTTACCTTATAAATATTAGTACACAGACTGTCTAGTTTGgtgtgagagattatcatgtgtgCGGATAAAGCGCAAAAGCACAGAGTTTGTTCACAACTAttctaaaacatgaaaaacgAAAATAATTGTTGCCCGTTTAATTTCTGCCTAAACATATGTGACTCTAAACTCTGGGCTTGGTTTTAAACAAATGAATGTGGCTTCTATTATACTAAACATTGACTTGAAAATTTAGCTctctttcatgatatgacaaaagaaaaatattttttattttactgtatttgcaCCAACTTACAAGTATATTTAACCATGATTCCTATTTTATTAAACTGGAGTTAATATTATTTTCATCAGGTATAATGTTTGTTCTCTATATCCGAAAGATGCTGGGCTAACCTTTCAAAATAATTGCTAATCTATTTGACCAGATAAAGCTTACATATCCAAGCTTTGGCCTTTTAGATACAATTTCTCATATGAACTTTCCACAATTggttttcataaaaataaacagCTAAAATACGATGGGTAAAATAAATAGGTAAAATAGGTAAAATAGATACAATAAGATAACTCATGAATTGTAGCTTTTtaattcaaaataatttcagtttattacgtttttattgaatgctggcaaataaataaaaaaagatgttttaaaacattttgctgTTTCTCTTTTAAAGTTGCAGTAAGGCAAGTAACAGTTTTTTAACGCCTATAATTTTAAATCTCCCTGTTTACCGaacaaaacaaaacttttgGAAAAACCTCATATTGATTGTTTAACCTTTAACATTGTTCATGTACTTTGACTGCTTTTTACCACCAGCCTCTCTGGTAGGTTAGTTAAACTCCAGACAAGACCAGTAACATAGAGCAGTAAAGTGAATGAAATAGTTCCGTATGGCTTCATAAATCAGGTGTTATCTAAAAAAACATTGCACGGGAAACTCTCGAGAAATGGAAACTTGAAAGATTAAAGTTTTACCAGATTAACTTCTTAAAGAATTAGATCCGGATTAGAGCCTTTAAACCCAAGTTTTATAAGGTTTGTgaacattatttaaaaataaaagaaacattATATTATGATATTAAATCAGTCGTAGAGCAGAGTGGGCAATTCAAAGTTGAAACTCTGGTTTACTAACAATGTtctgaaaaaattatcaaatttgAAGAATGATGCTGTAATTACATAGTATTGTTGTTGAAAGACCCCTATTTGGAACTTGATGAAATTGAAGACATGAGACgagttttatataaaaaacatgtgAAAAGTAAATGCTTGAAGTAGCTTTGGAGATTTCCATAAACTGAAGCTTCGCTTGCCACCTGGAAATATTTCGGCAAGATATATATTGATAAGAAAACCACACGTAACCAATCGGATGGTTAAAAAAAGATTcatcaaaagaaaacaaatataatGATTTGGACATGaagttgaataaaaatacaCTTTCCAGAGCTGGTTGACAAAAATCGTTTAGGGAGGTGTGGCTGTCACTTTTCGATTGctagtttttgaaaaaaataggtCGCAGTAAGGAAAAAAATTGCTATTCTCTTGCAATGGAACAAAACCATTttctgaaaaaaatgtttggagGGAGAAAAAAAATCGTGCGTGACCATATAGTTGAAAACCCTAAAAATGTGTTTTGCTTGAACATTGTTGTGATTGTTTTGAATAGCATCGGTAAAAAAGACTTTAGTAACTGAAGCAAAAGTTTTATAGAATAGTTAGTTCAAACAGAAGCTGgcttcaaatatttttgaattattgaaaaacatatGTTATAAAAAGTCGTCCTCtcgtttttttaaaaattttaatttgaaatataaTACAACATCTACTTTTCGTGCTTGGAAGCAGCCTTTCGTACATTATATTTCAAGTTGGCAATAAATTATCATAGCTACAAAATAAGAGTGTGGAAATGAGAGCTAAAAAAACTTGGTTGTTTTACTGCGCAATTCTTTACGAGTACACTTTTATGAATTTTGGTTGTTTATATTGGCCGAATAGCAGGTGAAACATTGGGACACTGGTTTAAAATTACAACATCCTGTATTATCATATTTCGCTTTGACTACATTTTTCACATGTATGATGCCAATATCACAACTTTGTTTTGAcagcaatttaaatttttgttctAACCACTTTAATATAGAGTTCATCATCATAAAAAAGACTATCATTCCTGCAACTTCTTAAAGACTAATTGTACCGCAATTAATAAATTGTGTTACTCTTTTGAGATTTGGGAATAAAATGTATTATGCATTTTGGCTAAGTCAGTGTAACAAATAAGTGTACAAAATGTTAACTAAAAAGTGACTGTGACTCGAACGGGAATCTACTGTAACAATTTGGGTTTTTACCATTGCAGCACAAGTCGATAAAAAGTTGATAAAGTTCTATTTTGAATCATTGGAAAAGTAAAAGTTATAAAGCTTGcctaaattgtaaaaatgatttataaaaTGGACAACCCATAAATACTAATTTTGACGAGCATACCCAATAAAACTGTAGGAAATAGCAATTTAAAGATGAAGCTGTGCAAATGCTGGCAAAATCATCATATTCTATCATTTAAAGTAGTCTTTGATGTTTAAAGTGATCGGACTGCCAATacatttcaagattaaaatctaccaAACTCGATTGCACTTAAAACACCCAGAGCAAGCAAAGGTGTGATTATGGTGTCTATACTGGCAAAGAGATCAGCAGAATAGTAACACGTGATGCTGCAAGCTAAAGGCTTTAGGTTAAATAAACTATAGGAATGATAGCATTGGGTGATGGCACATGGTGTTTTTCTTAGCCATTTAACTGCAACAAGTTCTGACGATTCTCACTTTAAAACATCCTAGCTGGTATATTACATCAAACGTCAACCACAATCATGACTGATATAGAAAAATGGTGATAcgctttaaataaaatttacaaaaacattGTTCAAGCTCATGTTTGAGCTGCATCCAAACAAGCCCCTATCTGAACGACCTCAAGAGAACCCTGCCTACTCTCAAATCAATCATTTAATATAAAAAGTGATGACCATCCTGCTTTGAAGGCTTCTTGGTTTTGAcatgaaaataaacaatgaaagaatgTTGGATTGCAGAAATAACAAACACAAAAGcagttaattatttttttattacaataggCAGCCGGGGTTGCTTACCTCTAGCCTTTCAAAATTACAATGAGAATGACTCCATCGCATTCCTTTGATCagctgtttttttttgtttcacctttaaccctttcgcgagagaattttcaaaactaaatcagaatGGGCGAAGTAATTTTCtaaaatagtaaattttttttaaaaggttcatacatttttctgtgtgttactatgtgcatatatctatgtttaaaggtgcatatgtatacatgtacatgtatatgtccataggcatatatatattataaacaaataaaaatgtataacataaaatatatgcttttcataataattgtctatttacgaatgatattttcgaaagcattatcctttacaaaggcccacattACAGTCAttgcaccatgtacttattTGTGTAACAAAAAGCTcccacaaaaatgtacttcctggattgataggctcaaaaaacttttcaaaatactctactggttgagcatctactggagtaaatactgggcttgtcactgctataaactgctgaattgtagaagatttatctctgtttatgctggttatattcttccaggcacttgCATCACTCCTAttcacatcctcatcattactgctaccagccttttcatcactgtcacttccagatgtaaagtcattccaatcacaattcaaacctgattcactgtcatctcttgttactaaatctaaaaagtcactgtcagctctgaatctcttagtaatttcggtactagtacttgctttattagaataatctcgggaggttcttttagaagttGCCATGACGGTAAAAtaaagtcaaactctcaaaaaatttggtaaataaaagctacaactgaagcaagaaaaataaaagttgataaattatttagaacaattttctaatttttttcgaaagtttatttattcatcactgctaaaaacgatcaGTTTTTTTTAACCTTCAAGTCTatttttgaggctaaccgaAACTACTATGTCATAGCTTGCTGTTGGTAAAAAAGTAAACgaaaaacggcatttagctaaccagaaactgcaataataaaataccttaccgaaacgacaaaaacgtcgcactgcccattagcagccgtatcgcaaagcgacaaaaacgtcgctctgcccgcgaaagggtaAAGGTTGTTAAATCACTCAAGAGCTACTTGTCTACAATAGCCAGTTACACTGATTGGTAATCGATATATTTTTAGCAATCTCAGGCACAAAAgctatttattttcttttagttGTACAAGTGGTTAGCTTTACATAAGTTTAGCAGAAATAAATGAACGAGTTTCACAACACCCAACCCAAGTTTACTTTTAGAGTTGTCAAATCTTGTATGAATGTTTGTTCactacaaaaataatttcttgAACTTAGTGAGTAGCCATACCTGTTTAGTAGGGGACAGTTTTTCAAGCCATTATGTATTATATGAGATGGTACTAATCCTTATATCTGCTGGTCCTACAATCTTTACGTAAAATGACGGAAGGATTGCTTAACA
The sequence above is drawn from the Watersipora subatra chromosome 5, tzWatSuba1.1, whole genome shotgun sequence genome and encodes:
- the LOC137397055 gene encoding histone-lysine N-methyltransferase SETMAR-like, encoding MYDPDYIVTSYINWLIGRRTQAQYGDSCLNQNRVFKWASSFKEERTSIEDEPKSGRPKEGATPSNLEAVNKFVIADRRIKVEEIAESLSNSIGTVHSILHEDLGYTKVCCKWVPKVLSDANKAKRLEMSSINLDRVKKEGDSILNRCVTCDETWVAHYVPESKQQSLRWKHTSSPVTKKFRA